Genomic DNA from Cucurbita pepo subsp. pepo cultivar mu-cu-16 chromosome LG13, ASM280686v2, whole genome shotgun sequence:
aataatttggtCATATTATTAAAGAAGGATCAAGTATTGGTTGCATGCAAAAGCAGGACAAAGTAATTTGAGATACCatagaatgaaagaaaaaggagtgaGAAGCGAATTGAAAAGAGAAGATaggcggcggcggcagagCTAAGCAGcaacatcatcatcttcttgcTTCGCCCATCTAACAAGTCGATCGAAGTTGAGGGCAGAAGGAGCATCAGCCCCTTCCCAACACCTTCGTATTTCCTCCGCAAGAACTCTGCTTCGACCTTTCATCTCTTCATCCCCTCCCACTAACTCCactttcttcttgatttcCCAACGACTTACAACCCCATTCAACTCCCTTTCAAACCCAATTCCCACCTTCCAGATCTCAGTAACGTATTTCATGTTCAGAAAATGGTCTCCCACGTACGGCCAACAAAGGAACGGCAACCCACTACTCACCCCTTCGATTACAGAGTCCCACCCACAGTGGCTCATAAATATCCCTACAGAAGGGTGGTTTAGCACCTTTTGCTGCGACACCCAACTCActattttcccttttcccccCTTAAAACCCGCTGGAAGTTGGTGCTCTGTTCCCTGCCGCACCACCCACATGAACGGTCGCTCCGTAAGCTCCATCCCCATCGCGATCTCCTCAAACTGTTCCTGGTTGAAGTCGGTGCTGCTCCCAAATGCCATGTACACAACCGACCCTGCCGGTTGCTGGTCCAGCCAATGGATGCAGGACTCGTCTTCTTTCCACAATTGCCCTGCCTCCGTCGCAATGAGTGGGCCAATCGTTAGAAGCTTGGGGTTGAGTGAAACCACTTGTGGCTCCAATACGTGAGGCACTATTAAAATGTACCATTTCGCGTAATGGCACCCTCGCTGGACTCTAACTAAGTGATCGAACAAAATCTTTTGCGAGTTCTTGAATGGAACGCACCGCCAAGGAAGGTCACTAGTGTGGATCATTGAGGGAGTTCCCAGTGATTCCAATTCGATTGTCTTTTCTTCTACCGGAATCCCTTCTGGGGTTATGATGCCACTTTCAATAAGTTCGTTAAGGCTGAGATTCAAAACAGAGTGAGCGGCTGTGAAAGGCGTGAAAATGGCTCCTTTCACGCCCAAACTGGCAGCGATTTCGAGGACCCAACCCATTGACATATCGACAATGGCACAAGCGAGGCCACCGTCGTGGTCAGTGTTCATCTTGGCAAGCAATTTTTCAAACTGTGGCTTTAAATTGTTCATTATATCCACAAACAGCTTGTGTATGTCGTCTCTGTTTTCGTGGAGAGGAAACCCATCAGAGAGACCCAAGAGCTCAACGTTTGGGCCAAGGATTTGGTCCATGTTCTGGCCCATGGCTTCCAGTAGCTTACTGTGAATGAAATCTGTGTTGATCATCGTGATTTTGATGCCTTGCTTTGCCAACCCTTTGGAAATGTGCATTAAAGGGTTAACGTGGCCTTGTGCTGGAAATGGAATCACGACTACTCGTTCACCCTTTCTCTCCGCCATTATTGTTGTTCTTCAAAGCTCTGTGTTAACATAATTCAAAATCTCCCTCAGCTTATATAGGAGAGGGAAGGGAGGGAAGCATGTTTGTGTGACCCTTTTTCATGggataattttcttttcacaattttattttttaaaacatttttaataagaactgaaacaaaattaattaaaagtttaacgtaataataaaaaaaattaattattgagaTAATGAAGTAAAACACGCTTTTGTTGTGAAGCGTTAACTAATCTTAATCTTCACATTCATAACGTGCACCcatacaacaacaacagcaacaacaacaaaaaaaacaaaaagaaagacttttataaaaatgattaatgaagaataatatttgttagtcaAAATACAAATGTGAGAATAGTAAGCTTACATTGTGTATTTGAGCAGAGTTTATTgtgatgaaataataatacaaaatatatgtCGAAAAAAATTAGGAGCTATGCCCCTCTGCAATTAAACCTGGCCTTGTTGTGAGgggtaaaaaatgtttgaacaCATcatgccgccgccgccgccgccgccgcctctaAAAATCTTTGATGAGCTCAACTCTGTTCATCATTTGCACACAAGCGCTCTAAATTTTGCAGAACAACATCCAATCAGAAAGATGATGAAGGGGAAAAGTATTCAGAAATACAACAGATAAGGATATGAAGTCCATACTTAAGTACTCGTAAGCCAATATCATGGAGGTTCCCCAGGCTGACATACTGAAGAACCGAGGACCCAGCCCCCTGTAGAAACCTTTCCATCCATCCTCAGCGATTAAGCTTTCAACAATTTGTCTTGCTGTCTTCCCTTTATCGCCCATCACCTATGAACACCTCCATACCCCATCAAACTATAAAACTCCAATGCAGTACCAGCAATATAACACACATTTTGTTTGGGAGTAAGTACCTGTAAGCGAGTCTTTATGGTGTCCAATGGTGTTGTAATGCAGGAAGCTGTTGCACCTGCAATTATTCCACCACCAGCTTGCACTGAAATAAGTTGGGTATGGCTTGGAGCAAAGCTCTCAGAAGCTGAGTTTTGGCCTAAGAACcttcaatattataaatttcaacGTCAGATCAGATAAATGTTGGACAATTCCTATTGCATATTGCATCTTTTTGCCACAATAGTTCAAAACACAGTAACCAACAAGAAAACTAGAACCAAGGTATATAATCAAGGACAATGTAAATGaacgcccaagcccaccgctagatattttcttttttggactttcccttttgggcttcttctcaaggttttaaaacgcatctactagggggaggtttccacacccttataaggaatgcttccttcccctctccaaccaacgtgggatctcacaatccacccctcttggaggcacaacatcctcactggcacatcgcccgatgctTGGCTCTGGTACCATTGGTTGGTAACAACCCaaattcaccgctagcaaatattgtcttatttgggctttccctcaaggttttaaaacgcgtctactaagagaggtttccacacccttataagtaatgtttcattcccctttccaactaatatgggatctcacaattcacctcccttgGGAGCCCATCATCCTTGCTGACACAGCGCCCGATATCTGgctttaatatcatttgtaacagcctaagcccaccgttagcaaatattgtcttctttggactttcccttctgagtttccccttaaagttttaaaacacatctactagagaaaagtttccacacccttataaggaatgttccgttcctctctccaaccaatgtgaaatctcacactATTTGTgtgtaaatattgtccactttggactttcccgtctgggtttcccctcaaagttttaaaacacatctactagggagaggtttccacacccttataagaaacaCAAATGAAGGAAAATTACCACGTCTCACCTCCAGATGATGCGTTGACTTGCACCATAACTTGCCCACCATACAGCACTAGATGGAGAGTAGGTTATAACAGATAACCCAAAACCTTTATACAATCCCCGGATGCCATCGGACTTTATCAGTTTACGAGCAACATCTAAGCCCCCATTATATCTTGCATTACCCGAGTATCCTTGAACCATTAGCTTTTGACTAATCTGAGTGGAATCAATATTTAAGCTTTTAAGTGTACAATAGAtgaacaaaaaccaaaatttaacaaaaactaaaacaagCCTACGTACCACATCAATTGGAACAAAAACAGCTTGAGAGAAAAGTGATGCAGTCATGCCAGCTAACCCATTTGCTATAGCAGCCTGTGAGGGTTCAGAAAATTTAAATGGCTCAACCATTTTAAAGGCTCCCACTTTGGTCGTCTCCAAAGCGGTAAGAAAGATAATCCTTGCAGGAATTGCACCAGTGATTACTGTGCCAAACCCTCTGTAAAGACCAGGAACCCCATCATTCTTAAGTAAGCCTTTAACAACAGACACCGCGTTTTTCTCTGCAGAATCCTTTACAGCAACCTGCATCCTTGTTTTTACAACGGAAACAGGGTACAGTGCGACTGTAATCCCGGTAAAGAGACCAGCTCCGATGCCATAAAATTTTGCTTTATCAAGCCTGCAAGATGTAGCAGGATTGATAAACAAAGTACCATATAAGATATTGCAACTTTTTAGTCTCAACATGCTCAGATGCAAAACCTACAAATTTGCGAAGTATCCAGCCAATTCCATATAGCATTTAAGTCAAAAGAGTATAGAAGGACACAAATATTGCAAACTGAGATACATTTGTAagagtccaagcccaccgctagcagatattgtcctcttaaagctgttacaaatggtatcaaagctagacaccaagtgatgtgccaatgaggaggctgagccttgaagggagtggattgggagggtcccacattgattggagatgaaaacaagtgttagcgaggatgttgggccctgaagggggatggattatgagatcccacatcggttggggaggagaacgaagcatctttataagggtgtggaatgcgttttaaaaaccttgaggggaagcccgaaagggaaaacccaaagaggacaatatctactagtagtgggttGGCTATTACACTAACAATCTCAATTTTCAAGGATAACAAGCCAGTGTATACTTTACAAGCAAAGTACTTAAAACGTTTCAAAAGCACGAGCATCACCAGAGACTAAAAAATAGCATCTAGTTGACTAGTTGTGACTACTGAGAGTACAGCCAAACCTGTTCATCATTTTCACAAACAGGTTAAAGCATCAAATTGCAATGAGTATCTCAAAGCCAGAATCATCCCAAATTTCAAGTTCTATCTTAAACCCCAGGTTAATTCAAGTTTGAGAAGACGTTTCAAATTTAATCCACAGATCATATCACGAGGTTTTTTTCCCCAAGCCCTACTATGGATCTCTtactcacacacacacacacacaattACAAACTTTCACCTTCCCTCGATATTTCTTCTCTTATATATCATCAAGAACCAAAATAGAGCACTCAATAACTCTACGATCTACGGATGCATCAAAGTCATGCATAAGGAGAACAAACAACAAAGCCAGAATGGTCAATTAATACTGGAGCGAGTCAGCAACCTATATCATTCAACGCAATAGCTGAGAAAAGTTTCCAAATCGAAGTACAGAAATATATGCAAATACAGTAGATACATGGAATGGAacgagaagaaagaaaaagaaaggcagAGTAAAGGAAAGGGAAGATGAAAATACTTGTCCCAGTTAATCTCGGTTTGACCAAACGACTGAAATCGCGAACTATTCGCATCCATGGCCTCCCTTATctgaatcaaacaaacaaggaAGGCAAAGCAAATCAAGATACAGAACTCAGGAACGCATTGATGAATCTAAGAAGCCGATGAACCAAATGGTATCGCCGAGAACGATGGGTGCCGTTCCGACGAGGCGAATCGTGTAGAGCAACAGCAAGAACAGCGAAAAACGATGTGAAAACGGAAGTGGGTAGGTGAGTTCTTCAGGTTTGGCAGTGAATTCCTTggttttctttgaaattgatTGCTTGGAGAGACAACAATTTGGTGGGAAAGGGgtgttttagtttttgtttcagCTATTCGATATTTGTTGTGTTCCTCTTTGCTGGTCAAAGAGACAGCGCCCGCCCCCCGTTGGCGGTGACCAAAGGCGGCCTTTTGTATACAAATTTGGCCTTTGGTTACATTTGGCTGCTCCCCAATCACGCGGCGCATCGCCTTTCTCTTCACGTTCTTCCTTCATCTCGTATCTTAGTATAttcctctctttttgttcTACGAACTAGTGGTGTAAGGAAACACCGAAAAACCGACCGAACCGCTGCCGGTTTGGCGGCTTCGGTTTGCAAATAATTCGGTTTTGGTTTTcgatattttgattatttccGTCGAGCCCATTCAAGTTCAACTCGCACCAGCCCATTTACGAATCAGCGGGCCCATTAAAGTTCAACCAACAGCAGCCCATTTACAAATCAGCGGGCCCATTCAAGTTCAACGAACACCAGCCCATTTAAAATTAGCGGGCCCATTCAAGTTCAACCCACAGCAGCCCATTTACAAATCAGCGGGCTAGCCCAACTGAAAATAGTGAGAAAGGCGGGGGTGCTTGTGTGGGGGTGTCGAGGGCGAGGATAAGGAATATAATTCCAAAgatctcttctccaatcgatatgaaatctcacaatccatttcATTTGGAGGCCTAATGTTGTCGTTGGACTGACTCTGATAgctttgtaacaactcaactccaccactaataaatattgtctgctttgactctttacatatcgccatcaatttcactaatttaaaatgcgtctactatgcagagattttcacacccttatcaaCAATTTTTCGTTCTCatttccaatcaatgtgggatctcgctTGTACCAGACTCGTTCTTCTTCAAAAACAACtctcaaataatatatttcttttttgagctTTGGATACTTTGAATGGAAAGCATTTGTGTGCATCAGAGAACATTCATTCATTGATGTGTGGGGTAAGGGCCtctcaataaataatttcaattttatatgtttttagCTTTTGGAAcatatcaaattataaataatatattattcaaaatttataattttacttcaggtaaataaaataactaatgGGCCTAAATGTGTGGGCCAAAGCCCATTATTACATTGGTACTTACCAACCCAATACGATTAACAGTGGGCTTTTTGGGGATTATTtttcgaatttttttatttataaactattaaaaaaataaaaataaaaaactcaaaaaagaaaattattattaatttcagcAATAATTAGTTAcacaataaattattgttgtAATGTTTGCTTTGTGTGTCAAAAGTGGGCTACAATTACgtatgaaattcattatttaaaataaaatgaaaaagttaaaaacaatttataaaaaataaaaaataaaaaatgtccCTGAAAATCCTCTTTGTCTTGCATTGTTGCGGTAACAATGGGCACCAAATTGTCTGATCTGCTACCCCACAAATCAACCACTTCTATTTTATACTATTAAGTTTATTGCCctactttcaattattttcgcGCATTATTGCCCCACGAGTATTCGACCATACCTCATTTGATAACGTTACACCATTCAATTCTGAGTTCGTGTTTACCCGAACCTAATACAAAACTCAAACGTTTTAccaaatctaaattaaaaattataattagagTCATGCAGATGTCACACCCAAGTGGATAATTAATcagtaattaataatttaatacaaattccaagacagagaaaaacaaacattCAGTCAAAATAAGCCTCGGGTTTTCAACCTATAGATTTGTGAAATTAATTctttagtatatttttttaaaaaaatacaccctttctctctctaaatgcGTCgaattaaaaactatatattaaaattaaatataaagattGGGACATCCAAAGTGAAGTTATTAGTGAGAAGCACATGTGAGAGTAGGTAGGTTTAGAGGTATCCAACACATGCTACCAATCTTAAGAACTATAATAttaaacaagagagagaattatATTAAAGTTATAATATAAGATCTGGAATATCATATAAACCTACTAATATATAGTTTCAGTAGTAACATggttcatgaaattttaatgggcTCCATGTTATTGGGTGCTTCACACATTCTatgatcaaataaaaattttatgtacatttaagataaaataaattattattattattatggttgACTTAAATTAGAAGCGAATTTGTCTTCTTTCTAATTATCAAACATAACAAAGATTgcttaattaaacaaatttattagtataattacataaaacataatgattaagaattaaatttaaaattaataaaaaaaaaaaatcataatgaTTTGTGATCGCATGCATGCATAAAGCAATTTTCCAGCACATTCAcccacaaaattaaataataaaaaaaattatataattttatttttttaaaaaaataaaaataaaaatacaaaaagtcAACCcctcttcattttcattcacaAGAGCATACATAAAAGGAAGATATTCAAGTATAAGGTTCATTGGAGGAAACAAGATTCTCCAATatccattaatttaatttttttttattttaaaaatatttttcgaAGGATTTCGACCCGAACAATCATGTTTGTCATTACCCTCTTTTATAcgtaaaatcatcaaaatgaCACATCCGACAACATcaatgaaaaaagaagagatatTAGTAACACACTACATTATATAAACCCTGGACTCGaaagaattattaaattcaaGGTGTATAGAAAAAACGACACGTACCCG
This window encodes:
- the LOC111808147 gene encoding UDP-glycosyltransferase 83A1-like — its product is MAERKGERVVVIPFPAQGHVNPLMHISKGLAKQGIKITMINTDFIHSKLLEAMGQNMDQILGPNVELLGLSDGFPLHENRDDIHKLFVDIMNNLKPQFEKLLAKMNTDHDGGLACAIVDMSMGWVLEIAASLGVKGAIFTPFTAAHSVLNLSLNELIESGIITPEGIPVEEKTIELESLGTPSMIHTSDLPWRCVPFKNSQKILFDHLVRVQRGCHYAKWYILIVPHVLEPQVVSLNPKLLTIGPLIATEAGQLWKEDESCIHWLDQQPAGSVVYMAFGSSTDFNQEQFEEIAMGMELTERPFMWVVRQGTEHQLPAGFKGGKGKIVSWVSQQKVLNHPSVGIFMSHCGWDSVIEGVSSGLPFLCWPYVGDHFLNMKYVTEIWKVGIGFERELNGVVSRWEIKKKVELVGGDEEMKGRSRVLAEEIRRCWEGADAPSALNFDRLVRWAKQEDDDVAA
- the LOC111808078 gene encoding solute carrier family 25 member 44-like, with product MDANSSRFQSFGQTEINWDKLDKAKFYGIGAGLFTGITVALYPVSVVKTRMQVAVKDSAEKNAVSVVKGLLKNDGVPGLYRGFGTVITGAIPARIIFLTALETTKVGAFKMVEPFKFSEPSQAAIANGLAGMTASLFSQAVFVPIDVISQKLMVQGYSGNARYNGGLDVARKLIKSDGIRGLYKGFGLSVITYSPSSAVWWASYGASQRIIWRFLGQNSASESFAPSHTQLISVQAGGGIIAGATASCITTPLDTIKTRLQVMGDKGKTARQIVESLIAEDGWKGFYRGLGPRFFSMSAWGTSMILAYEYLKRLCANDEQS